GTCTTCGTCAAGGACGGAAAAGAATTCCGCGCCTTCCGCCTCAACAAGGACGGCAGCCTGACCGAGTTGCCCAGCGAGGACGGCGGCGAGCATCCCTTGAGCCCCGAGGCCGAGGCCCTGCTGGGCAAGGTGCTGCGGCAAAAAGGCATCCACCTGCGCAAAGAAGGGGGCTCGCTCAAAGAATCCGACAAGGCCCAGCAGGCCGAGGCCGAAAAGATGCAAGAGGCTCGACTGCAGCGCCACGAGGAGGTCGTCGAAGCCGAGCTGGACTTCGAGACCCGCTTTGCCCTGCTGCTTCACGAGGTCCTCGAAGAAGGCCGCGACCTCGAGGCGGGCGCCGGCGCCGACGAGCCGAGCTTCCCGGTGAAGAGCGATTGGGAGGCCTTCTTCGCCCGCATGCTCAAGCTGGGCAACGAGGAGCGCTCCGCCAAGAAGGCGATGGAGGCGGTCTTGGCCATGGTCTTCCGCGGGCTCTTCAAGAAGGAGGGCCAAGGCAACGTCCTGGTCGGCGACCTCAAATACATGCAGGACGCCAAGGCGCGGGAGGAGAAGTTCGCCCAGATCGCGGTCGACGACGAGCGCTTCCTCAAGCTGCTGGCCCAACTCAAGCCCGGACAAAAGATCGACCACGACCAGCTGAAGGCCGTCTTCGGCGAGGAGCTCAGCTTCACCGAGTTGGCCCACATCGCCGAGCAGCTCCAGGTCAGCATGGCCGACGAGGCCGGCAAAAACGTCGTCTTCAACCCCAAGGGAAACTTCGACCCCTACAGCCAAGCGCGGATCGAGCGCTCGATCCTCTCGACGCGCAGGGCCCCGAAACCGTCCGCCTCCGGCAGCGAAGGCTCCGCCCTGCCCTTACCCCCGCCCGATCCCGGCCCGCAGGGCGTGCCGGCCAACGTCTTCGAGCTGCTCGGAATGCGGGAGCGCTACCGGGGCAGTCCGCGCCTTTACACCTTCATCCTCTACAGCGTGATCCTGGCCGCCCTGGGCATCGCCGTGGGCAGCTTCCTGCTTAAAAGCCTATAAAAATCTTAATAATCTAAATTATTTATCTGACCATCGTCCTCGCCCCATCAAAATGGGTTAATTTATACCCTTTACTTTGCAAATTCGATTGTACGAAAAAAAACGCTATTTATTTTATGGTTACATGTATTTATCCCTCCAGTTGGGTAAATAAAAACCCATGTTACAGACCATCGTCATACTTCCGGGTATCGGAATGAGAATTATAATATATTGTTTTAATTATATTTTTTCATTTTGAGGCACCCCAATTTCCACTTGGCCCCGCGCTTGCTTTTACGAAAGGGCGAGAAGCCTACCCAACCGAGAGAGCCTGAAAAGCCTTCCCGCGCAAATCTTTGAAGGATGAGGTTTGCTATGTCTACTTCGCGCCGGGGGCCCAACCACCTCAATTTTCACGCTTGGATCCGAGGCATCCTCTTGCTGGGACTGGCCGCCTGCGGGGGCGGGGGCGCCGGCGCCGATTTCTCTACCCAGGCCCTGGGCGGGGGCTTCGCGCCGGGAGAAGTGAGGCCGGTCAATTTCGACGGGGCGAACCAGGCGCGCATCGAGTTCTCCGAGCTCTCCGGCGGCGAGAAATTCTCCATCGTCCTGTTCGGCGCCAACAGCCAGGCGGGCTACTACGACTTCCAGCTCCAGGGCCTGAACGACGCGGCCCAGGCCAAGTTCCTCGAGGCGCCCTCCAGCCTGCCGCTGGAGGCGGCGGAAATCGAAGAAGAAGCGGAGGCCGACGACGCGACCTCTCTGCTGCACAAGCGCCTCCGCAACTGGGAATCCGAGCTCGGCGACCTCGAGCCCTATAGCCCCGAATCGGAATACGACCGTGGCAAGGCCTTCGCCGCGACCCGGACCTACTGCGCCGGCGGGCGCGGGATCCACTTCCGCGTCTTAAGCAGCCTCTCCGACAACGACGCCTACGAGACCGTCTGCGGCGTCGAGGTGCGGCGCAGCGGCCAGGCGGTCTACTACGTGGACGAGGCGGTCTTGAACGACCTGAACGCGGGCCATCTGGGCTCGATTATCGATGAATTCGAGGCCAAGATCCCCCACGAGCGCAACCTCTTCGGCAACGAGTCGGACGTCGACGAGAACGGGACCTTTTCGGTCCTCTTCTCCCCCGCGGTCAACCGCCTGGGCTCCTCGGGGGGCGGCTTCATCACGGGCTATTTCTTCGGCGGCGACCTCTACCCGCGAAGCAGCATCCCCGGCAGCAACGAACAGGAGGTCCTCTTCCTCTGCGTCCCCGACCCGGGCGGCCGTTGGAACGTCCAGCTGAGCCGGGACTTTTGGGATTCCAACATCGTGCGCTCGGTGCTGCCCCACGAATTCCAGCACATGATCAGCTTCAACCAGCACCTCCTGCTCCGCAACGACGGGGCGGAGGAGGCCTGGGCCAACGAGGGGATCAGCCACTTCATCGAGGACCTGGAGGCCGACGGCTCCCTGGATCGGGTCGGGGTGGAAAATCCCTCCCGCGTCCTGCTCTACCTGGTCGCCCCGGAAAACGCCGCCTTCACCGCCGGGATCTCCATCGCCCAGCGCGGCGGCTCCTATCTCTTCTTCCGCTACCTCTACGAACAGGCCGAGCTGGGCCGCTACCCGGCCGCGTCCAATGGACCGGAATTATTGAGAAATCTCCTGCAGAGCGGGGTGAAAGGGGTGACGAATATCGAGCGGGCGACGGGCTGGAGCTTGCGCAACCTCCTCCTGGATTTTTACGCCACCCTCCAGCTGAGCAACCGGGGCATCTCGGGGGACCCGCGCTATAATTTCCGCGCGATCTCCCTCTACGGCCCGCAGGACGACAACCGGGGGACCCAGCTGCAGGGGGTCCACTCCCACGACCTGAAGGATCTGCCCTTTCAGGGGACGGTTCAGTCGCCGGGGGCCTATTTCCTGGAGGTCGACGGAAAGACCTTGATCGAGGCCGGACAAGGCTTGAGCTTTTCCGCGCCGGCGGGTATGATTCCAGTTGGAATCGTGATCCGCATCGAATAGGGTTCCAAAAGTTTAAAAGTCTCCTCATCCCAGGTCCAGCATGGGCCTAGGGGTTTTCTACAAGCCCCAGGCCCATGCTTTCTTTTTTTCAGCGCAAAAATTCTCCTAACCTTCGGCGCCCAAATTCGTTATTTCTTAAATCCGAAGAAAGGAAGGCCCGCTTGCGCCGCATTCCCAAAATACTCCTTCTCCTGACCCTGATGGCGTCCCTCGGGGCATTCAAACACATCCCGCAAGGGGCCACCGAGGAGATGCTCAACCAGGCCCTCGCCGGCCAAACGCTGATCTTCAACCGGCAGTATCAGGCCGCCGAGGCCCACTTCGACCGGCTGGCGCGGCAGTACCCCGACTCCCCACTGGGTTCCTTCGGCTTGATGGCGCTCTACAACTCCAAGATGTTCGAGAATTTCGACTTCTCCCTCGACGCGACCTTCGAGCAGGAACAGCGGCGCAACAAGGTCATCGTCGACAAGATCGCGGACAGCAAGACCTCCAGCGCCTGGGACAACTTCCTCTGCGGCGCCAGCAGCGGCCTGCGCGGCTTCTACTACATCCGCAAGGACGAGTATTTCAAGGCGCTGAGCGAGAGCAACCAGGCCAAGAAATGCCTCGAACGCGCCCTGCAGCTGGACCCGGCCTTCGTCGACGTCAACCTGGGCCTGGGCCTGTTCAATTATTGGAAGAGCGTCTTCACCAGCCGCTTCAAGTTCCTTCCCTTCTTCAAGGACCGGCGCAAGGAGGGCATCGCCCAGATCCAGCAGGCGATCGCGGAGGGCTCGGTCGTCAACGACTTGGCGACGGCGGCCCTGGTCTTCGTCTACCACGAGCAGAGCAACGGGCGCCTGGGCCTGCCCCTGGCGCAGAAGCTCTTGGACAAGTACCCCCAGAACATCGTCATGAAGAACCTCAAGGGCAACTTCCTCTCCCTGACGGGCAAGCAGGCCGAGGCCATCGAGGTGCTGAACGGCGTCCTGAAGGAAGACCCCTCGATCAACGTCGCGCGCTACTTCCGGGGCCTGGCCTACAACCGGGCCGGGAATTACGCCGCGGCCAAGCAGAGCTTCGAGGAATTTTTGGCCAACAAACCCTCGGCTGCCTGGCAGGCCTACGCCCACTACATGCTCGGCCACATCGCCCTCCGGAACGGCCAGCGCGAGGAGGCCTTCTCGCAATTCAAGGCCGGAGAGAAGGCCTATGGGAAGTACAACGCCAATCTGAAGATGATCCTCAAGATGCGGAAGGGGGAGATTTAGTGGCGAACACAAGGTTCGCCCACCCAAAAGCTTGACTTTCTTCAATTTTCAAAGCTAGGCTCGACCCACTGTGTCAAAAGAACGGTGGGGTCCTGGTTAAGGAAGGAGCTGGCCTTTGGGTATCCGAATCGTCCAGAAAAGCGATCTCTCCAAGAAAAAACACCACAGCAAAACCGCCCTCGTCCTCGCCGGCGGAGCCGTCTCGGGCGGCGCCTTCAAGGCGGGCGGGCTCAAGGCCTTCAACGATTTCCTGGTCAACCGAAAGGTCACCGACTTCGACATCTACGTCGGCACCTCGGCCGGCGGCTTCCTGGCGGCGCCCTTGGCGGGCGGCATCCCCCCCGAGGAAATCCTCAAGAGCCTCGACGGCAGCAGCGAACACTTCTCCCAGCTCTCGCCCCTCGAGATCTACATGCCCAACTGGCGCGAGATCGTCGAGAAACCGCTGCAGTACCTTTTCAACCGCTTCGCCTACTTCCCCAACATTTTATTGGATTTCTTCCAGGCCCTGCCCAACATCGGCGACAGCCTGAAGAAGGGCGTGGCGCGCTTCTTTCACGAGCCCAACTACACCAATTACGAAAAGATGGTTCGGCCCCTCGCCAAGGCCCTCTACAGCGGCCGATCCGCGCCCTCCATCCTCAGCGCGGTGCCCACCGGCTTCTTCGACAACAAGCCGCTCGAGCGCTTCCTGCGCGAGAACATGAAGCGCAACCACCTGAGCAACCACTTCAAAGTGCTCAAGCGGATGCGCGGAAAAGACCTCTACATCAGCGCGATGGCCCTCGACAGCTCCGAGCGAGCCATCTTCGGCTGGGACGAGAAGAACGATGTCACGATCAGCGAGGCGGTCCAGGCCTCCACCGCCCTCCCCGGCTTCTACAAGCCGGTGCGCATCAAGGGGCTAGACTACATCGACGGCGGCGTGCTCAAGACCGCCAACATCGATCTCGCCATCGAGAAGGGCGCCGAACTGGTGATCTGCTACAATCCCTTCCGCCCGCTCAAGAACATCGTCAACGTCGAATACCTGCGCGAGAAAAACCGCTACGTCACCAAGGACCCGCGCATCTCCGACAACGGCGTCTTCGGTGTCTTCAACCAGGTCTTCCGGGCGATCTACCACTCGCGCCTGCAGGACGGCATGAAGCGCTACGAGCAGGACAAAAGCTTCAAGGGCGACATCATCCTCATCGAGCCCAAAGAGGACGACACGACCTTTTTCCAGATGAACCCCTTCGCCTTCTGGACCCGCGCCAGCGCGGCCAAGTCGGGCTTCGAGTCGGTGCGGATGTCGATCCTCCAGCACTTCGACGAGATCAAGGCCATCCTGGGTTCCTACGGCATCGAGATGAGCCGCGAGCTCATCGAGCAGGACGCCGCCAAGATCAAAAAGGCCGCCAACGACGACCGCGAGATCATGGATGTCCTCGAGGGCCGCGGCTTCGCCAAGGGCCGCCTGCGCATCATCCTCGGCGGCCGCAAGGCGCGCGAGGCGAAGTCGTCATAGGCCCTTTTCCCCCAAAATAAAAACCCCGTCCCGACGAATCGGGACAGGGTTTTGTGGCGATAAAATCGGCTGGCTCTAGAAGTCCGGGTCGGTGCCGCCCTTGGGCTTAGGCGGATCCTTCTTCGGCTCATCCTTTTTAGGCGGATCCTTTTTGGGCTCATCCTTTTTCGGCTCGTCTTTCTTCGGAGCCGGGTCGCCCTTGCCCTTCGGCGGGGCCTTGTAGGTGGGCTTTGGAGCCTGCCCCTGGACCGCCGGCTTGGTGTCCGGGAAATCCACCGGGCTCTCGCTGCCGCGCTTCTTGTCGTAGGCCTTCACCGCCGCCGAGGCGGAATCCCAGGCGTCGCGGGCGTGCTTGTTGGACTCGTCCGCGGACTTGCGCGCCTCTTTCAGCGCCGCCTCGGCCTTGGTCTTGTCGTCGCCGGTCAAGCCGGGGAGCTGCTTCTCGAGATCGGCAACCACCGCGTTGGCGTTGTTCATCGCCTCAAGCGCGATGCGGAAGGAGGCAACCGCGTCGGTGGCCATGGCCTTCGCCTTGGCGGCGTCGGTCGAGCCCAGCTTCACGATGTCCAGGTCGGACTTCGCGGCCGCCGCGCCCTTCTGCGCCTGTTCGGCGTATTTCTTGTTCTCGTCGCGCTTCGCCTCGAAGAGGGCCACGCCGGTCAGGGCCGGAGCGGGCTTAGGCCCCTCCACCGGCTTTTCGCCGGGCTTGGCGCCTTCGGCGGGTTTACCGCCCTCGCCGGGCTTTCCGGCATCGGCCGGGGTATCTTCTTTACGCGGCTCTTCGCGATGGCCGCGCGGCTTGGCGACGCCGCCGCCGCGGATGTTGTCCACGACGCGCAGGATGTCGATGCCCAGGCCGACGTTGAAGCCGTTCGGGTTCAGACCCATCGCGCTGGAGGGCCCGTCGACGACCTCGAGGGTCGGGTTCAGGCCGAAGGTGTGGGTGTAACCGGCCTTCGCGCAGACCGCGTCGTACCAGGTGCAGAGCTCCGCCCCGAGGTTGAGGCCGAAACCGGCCCCGTCCAGCGGGAAGAGCAAGGGATTCTTGTTAAACTCGGCGCCCTTCATCCCGTCGCGGGACTCGGGGGCGCTGTAGATATGTGCGCCCAGACCGAAGAGGCCGTAGGCGGAGAACCAGGTCGGGTGGAAGGCGTAGCCGGCGCCGCCCTCGACGCCCACTTGGTGCATCGTCGCGGTGCTCTCGACGCCCGCGCCCAGGTCCTTGTTCAGGCCTTGGTAACCGTAGAAGAGGCGAACCGGAATGCGCAGCCGATCTTCGGCGAAGCGGAACATGAGACCCGGCGCTATCTTGAAATGAAAACCATAGTGGTCCACGCCCTGATCGTTGCCGAAATTCTGGCCGCCGTAGCCAAAATCCGTCCGCAGGGTGTAGCTGCTGGTGTCGCCGGGGACGAAGGCGGAGGT
The DNA window shown above is from Deltaproteobacteria bacterium PRO3 and carries:
- a CDS encoding DUF3808 domain-containing protein, translated to MLSFFQRKNSPNLRRPNSLFLKSEERKARLRRIPKILLLLTLMASLGAFKHIPQGATEEMLNQALAGQTLIFNRQYQAAEAHFDRLARQYPDSPLGSFGLMALYNSKMFENFDFSLDATFEQEQRRNKVIVDKIADSKTSSAWDNFLCGASSGLRGFYYIRKDEYFKALSESNQAKKCLERALQLDPAFVDVNLGLGLFNYWKSVFTSRFKFLPFFKDRRKEGIAQIQQAIAEGSVVNDLATAALVFVYHEQSNGRLGLPLAQKLLDKYPQNIVMKNLKGNFLSLTGKQAEAIEVLNGVLKEDPSINVARYFRGLAYNRAGNYAAAKQSFEEFLANKPSAAWQAYAHYMLGHIALRNGQREEAFSQFKAGEKAYGKYNANLKMILKMRKGEI
- a CDS encoding patatin-like phospholipase family protein — encoded protein: MGIRIVQKSDLSKKKHHSKTALVLAGGAVSGGAFKAGGLKAFNDFLVNRKVTDFDIYVGTSAGGFLAAPLAGGIPPEEILKSLDGSSEHFSQLSPLEIYMPNWREIVEKPLQYLFNRFAYFPNILLDFFQALPNIGDSLKKGVARFFHEPNYTNYEKMVRPLAKALYSGRSAPSILSAVPTGFFDNKPLERFLRENMKRNHLSNHFKVLKRMRGKDLYISAMALDSSERAIFGWDEKNDVTISEAVQASTALPGFYKPVRIKGLDYIDGGVLKTANIDLAIEKGAELVICYNPFRPLKNIVNVEYLREKNRYVTKDPRISDNGVFGVFNQVFRAIYHSRLQDGMKRYEQDKSFKGDIILIEPKEDDTTFFQMNPFAFWTRASAAKSGFESVRMSILQHFDEIKAILGSYGIEMSRELIEQDAAKIKKAANDDREIMDVLEGRGFAKGRLRIILGGRKAREAKSS